In the genome of Planococcus donghaensis, the window CACTTGCCATCGTCTTTTTTGTCGCAATTCGCGATGTTGATTTTGGCGAAATGAAAAAACACGAAGTGCTAGCTATTTCAAAAGGACAGCTTTTTGATCCTGAAAAAACAATTCCAGGTGAAATGAAAGAAGAATTTCCATCTCATTCACATGGACACGTGAGAGATTTATTGCTTCCGATTTTACTGTTGATCGTTGGAACAGTGGTTGCAATGATTTGGACTGGCTACCAAAATGCTGGCCAAGTATTTGATATTTGGTTAATCTTTGAAAATACCGATGTACCAGCTTCATTATTAGTAGGGGGAGTATTAGGTGCTTTAACATCTATTATTCTTTACGCACTACAAATGAAAACAAACAAAACAGCTAATGTTGGCTGGATTGGCAAAGGGATCTGGGCAGGTATCAAATCTATGATGGGTGCCGTTTTAATCCTAATATTTGCTTGGTCATTGACTTCCTTAATTGGTGGATTAGAAACAGGCGCATATTTAGCGGGTGTCGTTTCTGACGGCAATGTTCCTACAGCGATTTTGCCAGTCTTATTGTTTGTATTAGCTGGCGTTATGGCTTTTTCTACAGGAACTTCTTGGGGTTCTTTCGGTATTCTTTTACCGATCGCTGGAACAATTATGATTGAAGCGGAACCAGCTCTATTATTGCCAGCACTATCAGCAGTTTTAGCAGGTGCTGTATTTGGTGACCATTGTTCACCGATTTCTGATACGACCATCTTGTCCTCAACAGGAGCAGGAAGTAACCATATGGACCATGTTTTAACGCAAATACCGTATGCACTAACAGCTGCGGGCATTGCTGCTGTCGGGTATATTGTCATAGGGTATACCGGCTCTTTATGGATATCATTAGGCGCTGTGCTGATTGTTTTAGCAGTGTTATTCGTTGTTTGGTCACAACGAACAACTATTATTGAAAAACAACAAAATAATTAATGAAAGTAAGGCAGAGGAGCTTATCCTCTGCCTTTTTACTTTTGTCGCAATAGTTTTTTTCAATTATATTGCGAAAGTGTCTTTACATTAAAGCGCTCTCTCGGTATACTAATTTTAGATTAGTTAATAATCTGAAAACAAACAAAATTCCTATTTTTATGTAAAAAGAATGGGAAAACAAGGGGGAAGAGAGATGGAACGTTCGCAATGGGGTACACGTGCTGGTTTTATTATGGCAGCTGTCGGCTCTGCAGTAGGGTTAGGGAACATTTGGCGTTTTCCGTATGTTGCCTTTGATAATGGTGGGGGTGCCTTTTTCATACCGTATCTGTTTGCACTACTGACTGCCGGTATACCAATTTTAATTTTAGAATTCACGATCGGCCACAAGTATAGAGGGTCAGCACCGTTATCATTTTTCCGTATGGGCGGTAAAAAATTAGAATGGCTTGGTTGGTGGGCCGTATTTGTGTCCTTTGTTATATCTGTATACTATGCGGTTATTATCGCTTGGGCTATGCGCTATACTATATTTTCTTTCAACCAAGCATGGGGTACAGACACACAAGATTTCTTGTTTAACGAATTTTTACAACTGACTGTGAGCCCAGGACAAACGGGTGGAGTAGTTTGGGGCGTCTTTATCCCGCTTGTATTAGTGTGGGTGATAACACTTGGTATTTTACTTGCAGGAGTTAAAAAAGGAATTGAAATGGCTAACCGGATTTTCATCCCAACTTTGGTTATTATTTTCCTAGCAGTCGTTATTCGTGCGGTAACGCTTGATGGAGCTGCGCTAGGTTTGGAAGCCTTTTTCCAACCAGATTTCACGGCCATTATGAATCCGACAGTTTGGGTCGCTGCTTATGGACATATCTTCTTTAGTTTATCTGTCGCATTTGCAATCATGATTACTTATTCAAGTTATTTACCGAAAAAATCCGATATTACAAATAATGCTTTTATTACAGGGTTTGCAAACTCAAGTTTTGAATTATTAGCGGGTATTGGTGTTTTCGCAGCACTTGGCTTCATGGCGACACAACAAGGCGTTGCAGTTGCAGATGTTGCTGCAGGTGGTGTTGGACTTGCATTTGTTGTTTTCCCACAAATCATTAACGAGTTTCCAAGTTTTAACGGATTGTTTGGATTCTTATTCTTCCTATCCTTAACACTTGCTGGACTAACGTCATTAATGTCAATTACAGAAACATATGTTGCTGGATTCACTGAGAAATTTGGCATTTCTCGCAGAAAAGCTGTTCTTTTTGGTGGCGGACTTGCGGCATTAATTTCAATCTTATTCGCAACTCAAGGTGGATTGTTCTTCCTAGATCTTGCAGATTACTTTATCAACCAATTTGGTGTTGCTGCAGTAGGTCTAGTAGAAGTTGTGCTAGTAGTATGGGTATTCCGAAAAGCAGATTTGCTTAAAGCACACGCAAATGAAATTTCAGATATCAACCTAGGTGCATGGTGGAAAGTTAGTCTTGGAATCATTACGCCAATCGTTTTAGGCTACATGATGTTCGGACTACTGAAAATGAATATTCTACAGGAGTTCGAAACAGAAACTGGAAACTATGAAGGATATTCGACTATGTTTACTTTATCCGGAGGCGTTGCAGTAGCTTCTGCGGCAATAGTATTTGGTATTTTGTTCTCTATCGCTAAGTGGCATAAAAACCAAAACGAATACGATGAGCGTAGTTAAAAGGGGGAGTAGCAAATGTCAGCGAGTTCAATTTTAGTCATGGTTATCGGAATGGTTTTAGTTTGGGGCGGTTTAGCTGCTAGTATTTTTCACGCAGTTAACACCAGCAAAAAGAAACGTAACGGTAACGCTGCAAATAACGTATAAGATACTAGCCCGGAAACGAAACGTTTCCGGGTTTTTCTATGGATTTGTGGCACTATGGCAACTTGTGAGGAACACACCTTTATGATACATTTGGAATAGAATGAGATTCCAATTCAAATAAGATAGACAGGGGAAGATGTGCATGTCAGAAAAAAAAGAACATCTCAGAAAGCCTGATTGGTTAAAAATAAAATTAAACACCAATGAAAACTATACAGATTTAAAAAAAATGATGCGAGAAAACAACTTGAATACGGTTTGCGAAGAAGCTAAATGTCCAAATATCCATGAATGTTGGGGAACGCGAAGAACTGCTACGTTTATGATTTTAGGAGCGGTTTGTACAAGAGCTTGTCGTTTTTGTGCAGTCAAAACTGGATTGCCAAATGAATTGGATCTACAAGAACCAGAACGTGTTGCAGCCTCTGTAAAAATGATGAATTTAAAACATGCAGTTATCACAGCAGTTGCACGAGATGATTTAAAAGACGGGGGTTCAGCAGTTTTTGCTGAAACCATCCGAGCGATCAAACGTGCAAATCCATTTACGACTATTGAAGTTTTACCGTCTGATATGGGCGGTGTATATGAAAATCTAGAGCGACTAATGGATGCCAAGCCAGATATTTTAAATCACAATATCGAAACGGTGCGTCGCCTGACGCCAAGAGTTCGTGCTCGCGCTAAATATGACCGCTCACTTGAACTATTAAAACGTTCAAAAGAAATGCATCCCGAAATTCCAACAAAATCTTCATTGATGATTGGATTGGGTGAAACAAAAGAAGAAATTATCGAAGTGATGGATGACTTACGTGCGAACGATGTTGATATCATGACGATCGGTCAGTATTTACAACCATCGAAAAAACACTTAAGTGTACAAAAATATTATTCGCCGAAAGAATTCAAGGAGTTGTGGGAAATTGCGATGACTAAAGGATTTTCGCATTGCCAGGCAGGTCCGTTGGTTCGTAGCAGCTACCATGCGGATGAGCAAGTCAATGCAGCTGCTAAAGAGCGTCAGCGTCTCGGCGATATACAAGCAGCTGCTATAAACAGCTAATGGATGGTGAAGAAAATGATTACATTGGATCAATGGCAATACGATATACTAATTGACCACCGGGAAGGCTTTAAAGAAGAGGCTATCACTACCCGTTATAGCGAAATTTTATCGAAATATGATTATATATTAGGTGACTGGGGCTATGGACAATTACGGTTAAAAGGCTTTTTTGAAGATACAAACCATAAGGCAACGTATGATACAAAAATTAGTACCTTGCAGGACTATCTTTACGAATACTGCAATTTTGGTTGCGCTTATTTTGTTATAAAAAAAGTTGGTAAAGCCACACCACCGACGGAAGAAGTGGAACAGCAAACTCTCGAAGCGGATGAATAATCCGCTAGAGGGTTTTTTTTATCCAATATGATATGATAAAGAAAGAAAAGATAGATTTTCAAACGCCTATTGGAGGGTATTTTTATGTATTTTATTGATCGCAACAAAATCACTGAAACAATTCAGTATATGAACTCGTTATTGGAGTTTTACGAGGCACAGCAACAATGGACATCGTTTGGCGAGCAGCTCGCGCTAGAGCGTATTGGTGCAAATATTATCGAGTCGATTATCGATGTCGGCAATTCAATGATTGATGGCTTTATTATGCGTGATCCGGGAAGTTATGATGACATTATAGATATACTAGTGGATGAAAAAGTAATTACGAAAGAAATGGACCAACCACTTAAACAAGTAATTGCCTTGCGAAAAATGTTAGTTCGTGAATTTATGAAAGTTGATCAGCAAGCGGTGGTGGAAGCTTTAGATAAAAACATCGAATCTTTAAAAGCATTTGGGCCTAAAGTTGAACATTATTTGGTTCATGAGCTTGGACCAGTTTCTGCATTTATCCCGGAGACAAACGATGGAAACTAAAAAAACGTACCGAGCATATTGCCTTGATTTAGACGGAACAGTTTATCGTGGAACAGAAGCAGTTGAAGAGGCTGCGGAGTTTGTAGAACGTCTACAGCAACAAGACATCGAACCTTATTATATTACTAACAATGCTTCGAAAACCCAACAGCAATTACAAGAGAAACTAGCTGGATTTGGAATTGTAGCTAAAAAAGATCGTATCATGTCTTCTGCAATTGCAGCTGCTAAATACATCAAACGTTGGTACCCCGGAAAAACAGTTTATATGGTAGGTTCGGATGGATTAGATCAAGCTTT includes:
- a CDS encoding DUF86 domain-containing protein, which gives rise to MYFIDRNKITETIQYMNSLLEFYEAQQQWTSFGEQLALERIGANIIESIIDVGNSMIDGFIMRDPGSYDDIIDILVDEKVITKEMDQPLKQVIALRKMLVREFMKVDQQAVVEALDKNIESLKAFGPKVEHYLVHELGPVSAFIPETNDGN
- a CDS encoding methionine/alanine import family NSS transporter small subunit, encoding MSASSILVMVIGMVLVWGGLAASIFHAVNTSKKKRNGNAANNV
- the lipA gene encoding lipoyl synthase; the encoded protein is MSEKKEHLRKPDWLKIKLNTNENYTDLKKMMRENNLNTVCEEAKCPNIHECWGTRRTATFMILGAVCTRACRFCAVKTGLPNELDLQEPERVAASVKMMNLKHAVITAVARDDLKDGGSAVFAETIRAIKRANPFTTIEVLPSDMGGVYENLERLMDAKPDILNHNIETVRRLTPRVRARAKYDRSLELLKRSKEMHPEIPTKSSLMIGLGETKEEIIEVMDDLRANDVDIMTIGQYLQPSKKHLSVQKYYSPKEFKELWEIAMTKGFSHCQAGPLVRSSYHADEQVNAAAKERQRLGDIQAAAINS
- a CDS encoding sodium-dependent transporter translates to MERSQWGTRAGFIMAAVGSAVGLGNIWRFPYVAFDNGGGAFFIPYLFALLTAGIPILILEFTIGHKYRGSAPLSFFRMGGKKLEWLGWWAVFVSFVISVYYAVIIAWAMRYTIFSFNQAWGTDTQDFLFNEFLQLTVSPGQTGGVVWGVFIPLVLVWVITLGILLAGVKKGIEMANRIFIPTLVIIFLAVVIRAVTLDGAALGLEAFFQPDFTAIMNPTVWVAAYGHIFFSLSVAFAIMITYSSYLPKKSDITNNAFITGFANSSFELLAGIGVFAALGFMATQQGVAVADVAAGGVGLAFVVFPQIINEFPSFNGLFGFLFFLSLTLAGLTSLMSITETYVAGFTEKFGISRRKAVLFGGGLAALISILFATQGGLFFLDLADYFINQFGVAAVGLVEVVLVVWVFRKADLLKAHANEISDINLGAWWKVSLGIITPIVLGYMMFGLLKMNILQEFETETGNYEGYSTMFTLSGGVAVASAAIVFGILFSIAKWHKNQNEYDERS
- a CDS encoding Na+/H+ antiporter NhaC family protein, which translates into the protein MENTIFSILPPIIAIVMVLLTRRVLLSLGAGIVAAAIILTWFSPLEALQELATSFAIIFWDGGFNAYNVFILLFLLLLGVITAFVSLSGGSHAFAEWASNHIKSRRGAKVLTVVLGMVIFIDDYFNALTVGQVARPITDKYKVSRAKLAYFIDSTAAPVCVVSPVSSWGAAIIGIIATILAGQTFVEYSALEAFLWMAPMNFYVVASLAIVFFVAIRDVDFGEMKKHEVLAISKGQLFDPEKTIPGEMKEEFPSHSHGHVRDLLLPILLLIVGTVVAMIWTGYQNAGQVFDIWLIFENTDVPASLLVGGVLGALTSIILYALQMKTNKTANVGWIGKGIWAGIKSMMGAVLILIFAWSLTSLIGGLETGAYLAGVVSDGNVPTAILPVLLFVLAGVMAFSTGTSWGSFGILLPIAGTIMIEAEPALLLPALSAVLAGAVFGDHCSPISDTTILSSTGAGSNHMDHVLTQIPYALTAAGIAAVGYIVIGYTGSLWISLGAVLIVLAVLFVVWSQRTTIIEKQQNN
- a CDS encoding YutD family protein → MITLDQWQYDILIDHREGFKEEAITTRYSEILSKYDYILGDWGYGQLRLKGFFEDTNHKATYDTKISTLQDYLYEYCNFGCAYFVIKKVGKATPPTEEVEQQTLEADE